Genomic segment of Tautonia rosea:
GTTGACGATCGGCAACCCGTTGCTGAATGGGTCGACGCTGGCGAGCAATTTCGGCTGCCTGTCGATACAAAGCGATGACAGGACGACCGTCGATGACCACGTCTTCCAGTGGCGGCAGCTTTTCGACAAGTTCTTCGAGCAAGGGACGAGGTTTCGTCTCCAGGCCATCAATCTCATCGAAGACCTGCCGAAAGCCCTGGAGGAGGTTTGTATCAGGCAGAATCGGGAGGTCTGGAGGCAGGCCAAGCTGCTGCTTGAAGTTGTCGAGCTGGTTCCGATAGGTCACGCTCGACTGCAGCAGACTCAGCCGCTGGCTCTGCAAGTCGATCTCGACATTCACAAGGTCAAGCGGGGCAACAGTCGAAGCGGCACCTCGGGAAAGTTCCTGGAAAACCTCAAGCACCCGCTCGTATGCCGCAACGTTCTTCGTATTGTTCTCGACTGCCTGGAGCACCCCCAGCACGGTCAGGTAGCCTGTCAGCGGGTCACCACCGCCACCGCCTGAGAGTCCGCCACCGGCCAGTACGCTGACAAAGAACTCCTGACGGAATCGGCCGAAGTCTCGAATTGCGTAGAGCAGGTTTCGCTCGGCCTGCGTCAAGGGTTCCAGCGCGAAGGCCCGACCACCACCCCGCAGGAACCGGATAACGATGTTCAACGGGAGGAACGATTGCGAGGTCGTCGAAACTGCATTCGGACCTCCGAAATTGATCACCGTCTGGTTGGCGAAGTTCCCTGTCACCGAGGTGCCGAACGAAAGCAGTTTGCCGAAGCCCGCCAACGTGCCGACATTTAACAGCGAGGCCGGGGTGCCGGTTTCCTGCGTCCGGTAGAGGTACGAGTTTCCAGGGTTCGGGCCAGTGAATCCGCCGAAGGTCGGACCGCCTGGAGAGGCTCCGGCGGCAAACTGCGGCATGAACTGGAACCGCTGAAGCGTCACGGCGAGACCCTGAAGGTAAAGATTCTCCAACTGAAATTGATAGGCACGACTGTTCTGAAGGGCCAGGGTCAAAATTTTACGACCATCGACAATGTACGGTTCCACGTCCTCGCCGTAGCCGTACGCCGCCGCTTCGTCAAAGACGATTGCCTCTGGCTTGAGGATGTCGATCAGGTCGCGTCCCGTATCGGGAGGCACATCGACAATCCCCGAAACTTCCTCCGGGGTGAGGCCCGGACCGAACGGATCCCGGGGATCGATGTCGCTCCCTGGACGCAGCGGATCAGGAATCTGCAAGGCAACAGCCTGCACGGCGTCATCCTGCCTTGGCTGAAGGGAAAGGTCGTCCGGTAAAGGGGTTGCGTCGATGGACGGGCGGCGTGGGTCAGGAGGAGCGAATTCTTCTAGCTCTCCATCAGGAATAGGCGACATCCTGGGGTCGCTCGGCCCTTCATTCGGGTCGAGAGGGAAGGGGGAAGGAGATTCGGGCGGCGGAGGGGCTTCCTCGCGGACCGTAGGCCCGGTGTCGATGGTGACATCGACGAGGCGTCTTGGGCCTTCCTCGCGGCGCCACTGCTCCAACAGGTCGAGGTACCCGGTCCCCTCGGCCGGGGAAATCAGGCGGTGTCGGGGCATCTGTGGCTGTGGCGAAAGTTCTTGTGCTGCATAGTCATCGGGCGGGGCAGGGGGGCGATCAGGATCGTACGGATCGGCGAATCGAGACATGGCCGGTGGGGTAATGGTGAACAGATCAACCCGAAATCTCGGGTCTCGGCTCTTTTCGAAAATCGCCTCGGTCACATCCTGGTCCGCCCAGTTGCGGAAGAATTCCCGAGTGCAACCCGTCGAGGCCGCCAACGCCGCGATGACCATCGCGAGCCGAGCGCTCCAGCCTCCGGTCGTCCTCCGCGTCTTGGACGTGTTCACGATCCTGATCCTCCGCGCTCTGAAAGCCCTGGCAAGCCTCGCGGTCCAACCCTTCGCCGGACCTGGAAGCCTCCTCGACTCGAAATCCGAGAGGGGTCCCGATGGACCAACCCTCCGACTCCTTGGTCGTATCTCGATTTTGGGTATCGGTTGCTCCGGTTGTTCGGGATGAGCCGATTACGACAGCCGAAGTCTGCTCGGCCCTCATCGGGCCGTTCAGCAGCCAGCGGGCCGGGGCCGAAAAACCATTCCAGAATCAAAGGACCGCGCGGGGCCATTGCGCCGGCTTGGCGGGATTGAATCGTTGCCTGCTCTCGGGGAGTTTTCCCTCGGAGACGAACGAATCAGTAGGTCCGCGGCGCGTGTTGGTCCCGGTCGGTGCCTTGCTTGCCGCCGCCTGGGGCCGTGGCATGGACGCGATCGGTCTTGGAGGTTGAGGAAGGAGTCTCCAGATGCCTTTCGGCTTGCCCAGTAGCCGCCCACCGGCATGGCGCCGACGTCGGCACCGCGCTCAGATCGGCGGCCCGTTGTCTCTCGAACGACGTGACCTGCTCACCGTGATCAGCTTGATCAACGGTGTTCAGGCCGGACCAGATGCCCTGAGCATCGATGGTTTCCCTACTGCGCCGCCCCCTCCCCGTGTCGTTCCACCGACGGCGCTCGGCATTCAATTCACCTCGACGACCAACCAGACCCGTGCCGGGTACAGTGTGGCGGTCGCCGGTGACGTCAATGGAGACGGGTTTGACGATTTCCTCGTCACCCGTCAGTTGACCAGCCTCTTGAGCGATCCCGAAACGGAACGAATCAGCGGCATCGTCTCACTCGTCTTGGGGTCCCGAGCCGCTGACCCCACGGTCTCGCCAACGAACTTTCTGTCACTCATCAATGCCCGAGGCAATGACGGCGTCAATCCGCCCATCT
This window contains:
- a CDS encoding TolC family protein — protein: MNTSKTRRTTGGWSARLAMVIAALAASTGCTREFFRNWADQDVTEAIFEKSRDPRFRVDLFTITPPAMSRFADPYDPDRPPAPPDDYAAQELSPQPQMPRHRLISPAEGTGYLDLLEQWRREEGPRRLVDVTIDTGPTVREEAPPPPESPSPFPLDPNEGPSDPRMSPIPDGELEEFAPPDPRRPSIDATPLPDDLSLQPRQDDAVQAVALQIPDPLRPGSDIDPRDPFGPGLTPEEVSGIVDVPPDTGRDLIDILKPEAIVFDEAAAYGYGEDVEPYIVDGRKILTLALQNSRAYQFQLENLYLQGLAVTLQRFQFMPQFAAGASPGGPTFGGFTGPNPGNSYLYRTQETGTPASLLNVGTLAGFGKLLSFGTSVTGNFANQTVINFGGPNAVSTTSQSFLPLNIVIRFLRGGGRAFALEPLTQAERNLLYAIRDFGRFRQEFFVSVLAGGGLSGGGGGDPLTGYLTVLGVLQAVENNTKNVAAYERVLEVFQELSRGAASTVAPLDLVNVEIDLQSQRLSLLQSSVTYRNQLDNFKQQLGLPPDLPILPDTNLLQGFRQVFDEIDGLETKPRPLLEELVEKLPPLEDVVIDGRPVIALYRQAAEIARQRRPIQQRVADRQLARATAEQKRTLLLDAMRQGLLGPEQQDELRRDLEATEREIALLNPALDVKDREEINRLIAQEREIFVLANERLEDLLQSAQRVALENRLDLMNARAQLYDAWRQLAVTANQLLGVFNTTLSNQFITPPTTNNPFGFDQQSKQFSLTLQAELPLIRVAERNQFLSAQIAYQRARRGLMQIEDSLKNSLRQTIRNLQLQYQQYEISKTQYVVALVTLDQSFQRFLEPPRSGGGSSAGSQLVLTLLRGLNSVNSAQNGLIQRWVQFQTTRLNLYRDLGIMPYEEWEAFYELFPSASPSAAGLGAGARPAPAPELEPAAVFGQPGAGAEEAGFGF